Part of the Pseudomonas lijiangensis genome is shown below.
CAGGCTGCGCTCGTCATTGGGAATTGCCACATGGGAATCGGCTTCCGCCCAGCCATGCCCCGGAAAGTGCTTGCCGGTAGCAGCCATGCCGGCAGCCTGCATGCCACGGATAAAGGCGCCAGCCAGCACGGCGGCACGCTCGGGATCGCCCTCGAAGGAACGGGTTCCCACTACAGCGCTGCGCTGGAAATCGAGGTCCAGTACCGGCGCGAAACTCAGGTCCAGGCCCACGGCCAGTACTTCGGTCGCCATCAGCCAGCCGCAATGTTCGGCCAATGATTCGGCATCGGGCTTCTCGGCAATGGCACGCATCGCAGGCAAACGCACGAAACCCTGTCGCAGACGCTGAACCCTGCCGCCTTCCTGATCCACGGCCAGCAGCAAGTCAGGGCGAACGGCACGAATGGCCGCGCTCAACTCGCGCACTTGCCGCGGATGCTCGATGTTACGGGCAAAGATAATCAAACCGCCCACTTCGGGCTGACGCAGAAACTGACGGTCTTCGGCGGTCAACCAGGTACCGGCGACATCGACCATCAGGGAGCCTTGCAGGCCTGAACTCATAGAAAAACCCTTAACACACCATTACCAATCAATCCGGGCATGGTGCTTGATCCTGGAGCCTCGCGCAATGCGAGCGCATCCAGGAATCGTCAGGCCTTGGCGGCGACGGGGGCGCTCGAGGAGCTTTTGGTGCGTGGTTTGAGCTGTGCTGCGATCATAGCGGCGTCTGTCACACCGGTTTCGGCACGCATGCCGGCTGCCAGGAATGGCACCATCAGACGCATGACCTGCTCGATGGAAGTGTTGACGCCGAAATCGGTCTCGGCAATGGCGCGCAAGGCCTTGATACCGGACATGCTGAAAGCTGCGGCACCCAGCATGAAGTGCACACGCCAGAACAGCTCGATAGGCGGAATGCGCGGCGCGGCTTCATTGACCAGAGTCATGTAGCGGCGGAACACCTTGCCGTACATGTCTTCCAGATAGCGACGCAAGTGACCCTGACTCTGGCTGAACGCAAGCCCCAGCAGACGCATGAAGATCGACAGGTCATTGCCGCTGCGTGGCTGAACCACCAGCGCCTGTTCGACGAGCATCTCCAGCAACTCTTCAAGGGTTGGCTTTTGCTCGGGCCTGGCCTGACGACGCTCCAGCTCACGCTCGAGACTGATGCAGAAAGGCCCCAGAAAACGCGAGAAAACCGCCTGGATCAAAGCCTTCTTGGAACCGAAGTGATAGTTCACCGCAGCCAGATTGACCGACGCCTTGCTGGTTATCAGACGCAAGGAGGTTTCGGCAAAGCCCTTTTCTGCGAACAATTGCTCGGCAGCATCAAGAATGCGTTCAACGGTTTCCGACTGGGCCATGGCTCTCTGCCTAACAAACGAACGTTTGAAACATACGTATCAGCCGGGCCTCTTGTCAAGCGGGCTGTTCATAGAGTGGCCGAACAGTCACTTATCCGACCTCTTGCAGACAGACCGCAACCCGACCGTCGGGCGACGAAAATGAAAAGGACGATTGCCAACACGCCTTCACTGTATATAATCCCAGTCACTGTATAAAAAGACAGAGCGCCTGCCATGATCAAACTGACGCCACGCCAAGCCGAGATTCTGGGCTTCATCAAACGCTGCCTCGAA
Proteins encoded:
- the nagZ gene encoding beta-N-acetylhexosaminidase, with the translated sequence MQGSLMVDVAGTWLTAEDRQFLRQPEVGGLIIFARNIEHPRQVRELSAAIRAVRPDLLLAVDQEGGRVQRLRQGFVRLPAMRAIAEKPDAESLAEHCGWLMATEVLAVGLDLSFAPVLDLDFQRSAVVGTRSFEGDPERAAVLAGAFIRGMQAAGMAATGKHFPGHGWAEADSHVAIPNDERSLDEIRSKDLVPFARLSKQLAAVMPAHVIYPQVDSQPAGFSRRWLQDILRGELQFDGVIFSDDLSMAGAHVVGDAASRIEAALTAGCDMGLVCNDRAAAELALSAAQRLKVKPSARIARMRGQAHASTDYRQHPRWLTALQALRNAQLID
- the psrA gene encoding transcriptional regulator PsrA encodes the protein MAQSETVERILDAAEQLFAEKGFAETSLRLITSKASVNLAAVNYHFGSKKALIQAVFSRFLGPFCISLERELERRQARPEQKPTLEELLEMLVEQALVVQPRSGNDLSIFMRLLGLAFSQSQGHLRRYLEDMYGKVFRRYMTLVNEAAPRIPPIELFWRVHFMLGAAAFSMSGIKALRAIAETDFGVNTSIEQVMRLMVPFLAAGMRAETGVTDAAMIAAQLKPRTKSSSSAPVAAKA